Below is a genomic region from Medicago truncatula cultivar Jemalong A17 chromosome 3, MtrunA17r5.0-ANR, whole genome shotgun sequence.
AATCTCTCAAACCTATTGGAACAAGTCATAAATATTTCCTTGTGCTCTAGGACATCCATTATTTTGTAAATCTCTCACAAGCATTAATGTTTTTCTACAATGCTGTAGCGATTAATGGTAAAAATCACCACATTTGTGCATTCATCGATACAGAATTTCCACATTTGAGTATTCTTGGACTTTTTTAGTGACCATAGTTTCTAAATAAACATGTTAACTCTTCAAATGTTTCAACTGTTCCATATTTAGTTCAAAATTCAACTAAAGTTCTCTTATGTTGCTTCACTCTTTTTTCTTCTAGCTCACCCTTTTTCTCTATGACCATGAGATAatgttgaattttcattttcttttttaagttcTTAACTGTCATAAAGTGTCTTCTGCATCTTCTCTAAAACTCTTGGTACCTAGCTTCGTTTCATATAATAGCAGGTTCTCTATTTATATACTTGACTTAAGAGTGTCAATCTCATGATTGCTCCAATCACTAATTAGTGTCTTATTCAATGCTTAGTGCATTATTTCAAGGAACTAAATGCTAAATGAAAAGTTATATGTAAGATTGAATATCCAGAGTAAAATCATGTCAAAAAAGGGATTCATTAATGACAGACTATGGTGTATTAGCAGAGAATTCAATGACGCGATTAACAATATGAAATGAAAGGAGTCAATCTTGTTGATACATTCCTTATATCTGAAGATTTTATACATTCCTTGTATCTGAAGATTTTATCAGATAACAGAAAATCAAAGATTTATATCACGCAGTGATAATCGTGATTAATTATAGGCATAGGAAACATGTGGAAAGTAATCAATGAGGAACAGaaatacaaagaaagaaagaatacaTTTGATTTTGGGCGAAAAGGTAAAGAGCTTGGGGGAAAATAGAATTTGTTGACTTAGTAAGATGTGAGGATTTAGGTGGACACACTACGGAGCACAACAGTCTCGATTGTGAGTCCGGGACCAAAACCGAAAAGCACACCCCATTCGAGTCCCTCGCCGGTTGTGGCAAGTCCGTCTTCTTTTGATTTCATCCTCATCTCATCCAAGATGAATAGCACACACGCACTTGACATGTTACCATATTCGCTAAGTACATGTCGAGTGGCTTGCATTTTCTCTGGCTTTAAGCCTAATTTGAGTTCAACTTGGTCAAGAATTGCTGGTCCACCTGGGTGCGCGATCCAAAAGATGGAATTGTAATCCGAGATATTCAAAGGCTGAAATGCCTCAACAAGAGCTTTCTCAATGTTCTTTGAGACAAGGCCAGGAACATCCTTGAGGAGATGGAATGTCAGTCCTGCTTCTCGAAGGTGACCATCAATAGCTCCTTCACTATCTGGAACGATTGTTTGTGCAGTCCAAACCAATTCAAACAAAGGCTTCTCAACTTCTGGCAACGGATCTGAACCAACAATCACAGCTGCTGCACCATCTCCAAACAATGCCTGCCCCACAAGACTATCAAGATGAGTATCACTAGGTCCACGGAAAGTAACTGCAGTGATCTCCGAACAAACCACCAAAACACGAGCGCCTTTGTTGTTTTCAGCCAAATCTTTAGCCAAACGAAGCACCGTCCCACCAGCAAAACAACCTTGTTGATACATCATATAACGCTTCACATACGGGCGAAGACCCAAGAGCTTTGTGAGCTGATAGTCAGCACCAGGCATATCCACACCACTTGTGGTGCAAAAAATTAGATGAGTAATCTTTGACTTAGGTTGACCCCATTCCTTGATAGCCTTTGTTGCAGCCTCTTTTCCTAGCTTTGGTACTTCCACAACCACCATATCCTGTCTTGCATCCAACGAAGGTGCCATATACTCACATAAACTAGGATtctccttcaaaatctcttCAGTCAAATGCATGTATCTCTTCTTAATCATAGATTTATCACCTGAAAAATCATGCATAGTTTAATTAGTCTTAAGTTACACTAAACAATACAGAATCACATAAAAGATATATAATACAGgtagatatatatatatcttacaCATGCGCTGGAATTTTTCTCTGAGTTCAGTTTTGTGTTCACTGTTTGTGATACGGAAGTAAAAGTCAGGATATGTACTCTGATCAACACAGTTTTGAGGATTTGCAGTGCCTATTGCGAAGACAGTGGCAGGGCCTTCGGCTCTCTGTGCCTGCCGTATCTCATTCACTGTCACCATCTTAATTGCACAATgaagaaatataaattttgaaatatactagataagatttttttttgtgtgagaAAAGGTTGTGTGGAACTCATCATATATATAGTGTTACATTACAATATGGATCAAATAAGCATCATAATGGCCGGCTAATTAGTAATTAgttttcataatattataatttaatatattaatgctaaaatagaaaattgaGTACCTAGTGTTCTATGTGAGAAATGAGAATGGTAGAaagattaagaaaaaataattaaaaatatataagttaGGTGACGGAGACTTTTACCATCTTGGCGCATGACTGTGTAGACCCAAGACTGCCTTGCTTACCAACCAAAACCACATTTCTTACGAGTCAGTCAACCATTAGAGCTTAAACAAATTATAATAAGTCACTTTTTTCTATGAAAGGGactaaatttttatattataagatTGTTATTCTTAAGTATATTATAATAAGTATATTATTGTGTATAGTTGATGGCTACCGTGCATGAACGCCAAATAGGTTGTGAACGGTGTGAAATCTTGTGTTGGGGAATGTTGCAGATACTTGAACGTGAAGGAGATGAAGAACGTGATGATACTTgtacaaataaattataaaatgtatgtgaacatattaaaatttatgtttgatTTGCCTTCATCGGTTTGCATAATTTGGATGTGACCATGAATCTCCATCATAATTGAAGTGAGTTGCATATTCATTCCAAATGTATTTATCGATGATATTTCACCAAAAAACCACCTCTATGGGTTACTCTCGTGTaccgaagtttttttttttaaggaataaaccgaacaattaaattattttaatgtttttttgtcaaatagtctgCTGGCTAGACTCACGCTATACTGTGAAAAAGTGGGGAATCCGAAATTGAAAACCCTACTCTTGCATTCAAATATCTATGAAACTAACAACTGAGCTACATTTATGAGACAAgttatttttacatttatatGGACATATACACATAAaaggtcaatttttttttttcagggaaTAAAAGGTCAATTCTATTCATTGTAATTCAATtgatcaaatcatcaatattattattttattaatattctaCATCTTTCTCTCATTTACGAGTTCTATCAAAAATTGTAATATGgtatagaaaaataattattctgttgcgatatttttcaaaaaagttttgagaaaatttcaTTGAAGCAATCTTCGACCTTTTTCCACTTTGTTTCACCATTGAAGTTTTGCTTTATAAAATCCCTACGAAATAAATATTTGAGCCAATATCACATTTCTCGGTGTGGCTCTCATGCATGTTTACAAAGCAAAGGATCAGAAAGAAGATTTATGCATTATGGATAAATATAATAGATAGATGGCTGGAAGCAATATAATAGATAAGTTAGGGAGAAATTGCAAGTATGTGCAACAACAAATCCAACATCAACAATTATGTGTAAAATTATATGATCAAGATCaaacatttgttaacattttatCTTCTATCCagagtgaatcatcaacttcgtccctcaattatgcgaaatatcaatttaatccctgaatttgttaaatgtcaatcaagttagtcTTTCAGTTCAAACGGAGCGTTAACGGGGCTGACGTGgccgttaacctctcacatgtcagacgccacgtaggcagggactaatttggccgataaTGACCTAAATTTTCAAGGACTAAGTTGATTGAATTTCAGGAAATTGCTCTTCTTCCCCAACAGCTCTCTTCCTTCTCCAACggctatttcttccccaaatatataaaattggaaccctaattttacaatGTGTAATCTACACTCCAAAATCTCCAAATTTTCTTCTAATAATTAAGGGTCACGTTCTTCCCCAAATCAAAAAATTgcgaaccctaattttttttaattgaatttgaaaaccaAAATCTGCAAAATTCAttctgaaggtgaaaaacacaagaaggggggggttgaattgtgttttctttttctcttaaaaaatactttttctgataaaacttcagaagcagtttgagtgcttctgatgaaatgatcagagtcagattgcagcgg
It encodes:
- the LOC11438511 gene encoding chalcone synthase 1A yields the protein MVTVNEIRQAQRAEGPATVFAIGTANPQNCVDQSTYPDFYFRITNSEHKTELREKFQRMCDKSMIKKRYMHLTEEILKENPSLCEYMAPSLDARQDMVVVEVPKLGKEAATKAIKEWGQPKSKITHLIFCTTSGVDMPGADYQLTKLLGLRPYVKRYMMYQQGCFAGGTVLRLAKDLAENNKGARVLVVCSEITAVTFRGPSDTHLDSLVGQALFGDGAAAVIVGSDPLPEVEKPLFELVWTAQTIVPDSEGAIDGHLREAGLTFHLLKDVPGLVSKNIEKALVEAFQPLNISDYNSIFWIAHPGGPAILDQVELKLGLKPEKMQATRHVLSEYGNMSSACVLFILDEMRMKSKEDGLATTGEGLEWGVLFGFGPGLTIETVVLRSVST